From the Thermoanaerobaculia bacterium genome, one window contains:
- a CDS encoding protein kinase translates to MTLSTGVRLGPYEILSSLGAGGMGEVYRARDTRLGRTVALKILPEAVAGDPERVRRFEMEARSASAMADPHIVTVFDVGTERGIPFIATELVEGSDLRHLLEDGPIPPARVTDIAAQIAEGLAAAHEGGVVHRDLKPENVLINRSGVVKIADFGLAKQTESSGDLSRMVTAAADSTATGIVMGTVAYMSPEQARGAKVDFRSDQFSLGLILYEMAAGRRAFARGNPADTLSAILRDDPRPLACASPGMSEPFARIVHRCLEKDPERRYGSTRDLVHDLKAAGHDARTPSVPVAAPGATPAARRNRMIAAAVVAAALAAGAFFLLRRRASAPAGIDSLAILPFENSSGKPDTEFLSDGITESLINKVSQVSGLRVISRASSFHYKGREIDLEKVGKELNVRAVLTGHVLAVGDSLSVGAELVDAQDGRHLWGDQYRRKMSDIFSMQSEIASEIATALRGRLTGEEKGRLQRRPTGDPEAYQAYLKGKYLLNRVGPEEFDRAREAFEDATRRDPKFALAFVGISVTYAVQGFNGFRDPAESWRKSRESAQRAIELDGQLPDGHVALAAVLLNRDWDWTRAESELTQAIALEPADISWTVPEDQYSFYLEVMGRFDEAIAVMKKAEKFDPLSANLASDLAQAYYFARRYDLAAAEARRGIELDPRSLLVNWALGQILTAQGDHAGAVRALESCVEPSGGSPQSLGLLGWGYGRAGRKTDAERILRRLEELSRSRYVEPIDFALTHIGLGNRDEAFAYLDKAVTERNGWLIYLNADPMFDPIRTDPRFGKIVARVGLPASGKTP, encoded by the coding sequence GTGACGCTGTCGACGGGCGTCAGGCTCGGTCCCTACGAGATCCTTTCTTCCCTGGGCGCCGGCGGCATGGGAGAGGTCTATCGGGCGCGCGACACGCGGCTGGGCCGGACGGTCGCGCTCAAGATCCTCCCGGAAGCAGTCGCAGGCGACCCGGAACGCGTGCGCCGATTCGAAATGGAGGCGCGGTCGGCGTCGGCCATGGCGGACCCGCACATCGTCACCGTTTTCGATGTCGGCACCGAGCGCGGCATCCCTTTCATCGCGACCGAGCTCGTCGAGGGTTCGGACCTTCGACATCTCCTCGAGGACGGCCCGATCCCTCCCGCGAGAGTGACCGACATCGCCGCGCAGATCGCCGAAGGACTCGCCGCCGCGCACGAGGGGGGGGTCGTGCATCGGGACCTGAAGCCCGAAAACGTCCTGATCAACCGGTCGGGGGTGGTCAAGATCGCGGACTTCGGTCTCGCGAAACAGACGGAATCCTCGGGCGATCTCTCGAGAATGGTGACCGCGGCGGCGGATTCGACCGCGACCGGCATCGTCATGGGTACGGTCGCCTACATGTCGCCGGAGCAGGCGCGCGGCGCGAAAGTCGACTTCCGGTCCGACCAGTTCTCGCTGGGACTGATCCTCTACGAGATGGCGGCGGGAAGGCGCGCGTTCGCCCGCGGCAATCCCGCCGACACGCTCTCCGCGATCCTCAGGGACGATCCGCGCCCGCTCGCGTGCGCCTCACCGGGGATGTCGGAGCCCTTCGCGAGGATCGTTCACCGATGCCTCGAAAAGGATCCGGAGCGGCGGTACGGCTCGACGCGCGACCTCGTCCACGACCTGAAGGCGGCGGGACACGACGCACGCACGCCGTCCGTCCCGGTGGCGGCGCCCGGAGCGACGCCCGCCGCGCGGCGGAATCGGATGATCGCGGCCGCGGTCGTCGCGGCGGCGCTCGCGGCCGGAGCGTTCTTCCTCCTGCGGAGACGCGCTTCCGCCCCGGCCGGGATCGACTCCCTCGCGATCCTTCCCTTCGAGAACTCCAGCGGGAAGCCGGACACGGAGTTCCTGAGCGACGGGATCACGGAGAGCCTGATCAACAAGGTTTCGCAGGTCTCCGGCCTCCGGGTGATCTCGCGGGCCTCGTCGTTCCACTACAAGGGGCGGGAGATCGACCTCGAGAAGGTCGGAAAGGAGCTGAACGTCCGCGCGGTCCTCACGGGCCATGTCCTCGCGGTGGGCGATTCGCTTTCCGTCGGCGCGGAGCTCGTCGACGCGCAGGACGGGCGGCACCTCTGGGGAGACCAGTACCGCCGGAAGATGTCCGACATCTTTTCGATGCAGAGCGAGATCGCTTCCGAGATCGCCACGGCGCTTCGCGGGAGGTTGACGGGGGAGGAAAAGGGACGTCTTCAGAGGAGACCGACGGGGGACCCCGAAGCCTATCAGGCGTACCTGAAAGGCAAATATCTCCTGAATCGCGTCGGCCCGGAAGAATTCGACAGAGCGAGAGAAGCGTTCGAAGACGCGACCCGCCGCGATCCGAAGTTCGCTCTCGCCTTCGTCGGCATCTCCGTGACCTACGCGGTGCAGGGCTTCAACGGTTTCCGCGATCCGGCCGAGTCCTGGAGGAAGTCCCGGGAGAGCGCGCAACGGGCGATCGAGCTCGACGGCCAGCTGCCGGACGGGCACGTTGCGCTGGCGGCAGTCCTCCTGAACCGGGACTGGGACTGGACGAGGGCCGAAAGCGAGCTCACGCAGGCGATCGCTCTCGAGCCCGCCGACATATCCTGGACGGTGCCCGAGGACCAGTATTCGTTCTACCTCGAGGTCATGGGCCGCTTCGATGAAGCCATCGCGGTGATGAAGAAGGCCGAGAAATTTGACCCGCTCTCCGCGAATCTTGCGTCCGATCTGGCACAGGCTTACTACTTTGCGAGGAGATACGACCTTGCGGCCGCGGAAGCCCGCCGGGGGATCGAGCTCGATCCCCGCTCGCTGCTTGTGAACTGGGCGCTCGGTCAGATCCTGACGGCGCAGGGAGACCATGCCGGCGCCGTCCGAGCCCTGGAGTCATGCGTCGAGCCTTCGGGCGGATCCCCGCAGTCTCTCGGGCTCCTCGGCTGGGGATACGGGCGCGCGGGTCGAAAGACAGATGCGGAACGCATCCTCCGCCGGCTGGAGGAACTCTCCCGAAGCCGTTACGTCGAGCCGATCGATTTCGCCCTCACGCACATCGGCCTCGGAAACCGGGACGAGGCCTTCGCGTATCTCGACAAGGCCGTCACCGAGCGCAACGGCTGGCTGATCTACCTCAATGCCGATCCGATGTTCGACCCGATTCGGA